One part of the Dioscorea cayenensis subsp. rotundata cultivar TDr96_F1 chromosome 2, TDr96_F1_v2_PseudoChromosome.rev07_lg8_w22 25.fasta, whole genome shotgun sequence genome encodes these proteins:
- the LOC120275776 gene encoding NHP2-like protein 1 translates to MRALLQNPSARALFSGATNLYRSIKMSSQPVNPKAYPLADAHLTNTIMDLVQQAANYKQLKKGANEATKTLNRGISEFIVMAADTEPLEILLHLPLLAEDKNVPYVFVPSKQALGRACGVTRPVIACSVTSNEGSQLKSQIQQLKDAIEKLLI, encoded by the exons ATGAGAGcccttctccaaaaccctagtgCTCGAGCTCTCTTCTCCGGCGCTACAAATCTCTATCGAAGCATCAAAATG AGCTCACAGCCCGTAAATCCGAAGGCGTACCCTCTTGCGGACGCTCACTTGACGAATACCATCATGGATCTTGTTCAGCAGGCGGCCAACTACAAGCAGCTCAAGAAGGGCGCCAACGAAG CGACCAAAACGCTGAACAGAGGCATCTCGGAGTTTATTGTGATGGCAGCGGATACTGAACCGCTTGAGATTCTCCTTCACTTGCCCTTGCTCGCGGAGGACAAG AATGTTCCATATGTCTTTGTCCCCTCAAAACAAGCACTTGGCCGAGCTTGTGGCGTGACAAGGCCTGTGATTGCTTGTTCAGTCACTAGCAATGAAGGCAGCCAATTGAAAAGTCAGATACAGCAGCTTAAG GATGCTATTGAGAAGCTCCTGATCTAA